Genomic segment of Bacteroidales bacterium:
AGATATAACCCACCGGGATGGAGCCGTCCTCTTCCTCAAGATAGAACCTGCCGATCTCGGCCTTTGCCTCCTCCAGCACCCACTGCCCCCACTTCTTCACGTCCTCAAGCAGCGGGTTTTGCCTGCTGCCGGACAGCTCGCCCCACTTTCCCTCTTCATCTGCAGCATGCCCATATTTCTGGGGATATTCCAGCGTGCATTTCTGGATGAGCACAGCCACAGGATTATAATCACTGGAATAGGTCTCGCAGCCCAGGCGCAGCGCCTCCAGCGGGATGGCACCGCCGCCGCCGAATGGGTCCAGCACCCTGGGCGGTTTGCCGCCGTTTGCCTTCAGAATATCCTTCCTGGCCCGTTCGATCAGGGCAGGGTTCAGGGAATTCTCCCACT
This window contains:
- a CDS encoding DUF1156 domain-containing protein; the encoded protein is MDSKKRRFIEETFPVKEVSIESAREKNIRHGHISTLHIWWARRPLASSRATNYAALIPAPENIDEWNKTRQFIIDFSKWENSLNPALIERARKDILKANGGKPPRVLDPFGGGGAIPLEALRLGCETYSSDYNPVAVLIQKCTLEYPQKYGHAADEEGKWGELSGSRQNPLLEDVKKWGQWVLEEAKAEIGRFYLEEEDGSIPVGYI